The Ahaetulla prasina isolate Xishuangbanna chromosome 3, ASM2864084v1, whole genome shotgun sequence genome window below encodes:
- the PLPPR4 gene encoding phospholipid phosphatase-related protein type 4, whose amino-acid sequence MSAKERPKSKAAAAAAAATTKESVTLLPCFYFVELPILASSVVSLYFLELTDVFKPVHAGFSCYDRSLSMPYIEPSQEAVPILMLLSLAFAAPAIMIMVGESILYCCLSKRRNGIGAEANINAGGCNFNSFLRRAVRFVGVHIFGLCATALVTDIIQLSTGYQTPYFLTVCKPNYTSLNVSCSENSYIVEDICSGSDPIIINDGRKSFPSQHATLAAFAAVYVSMYFNSTLTDSSKLLKPLLVFAFIICGIICGLTRITQYKNHPVDVYCGFLIGGGIALYLGLYAVGNFLPSEDNMFNHIIHREPLRPLPDLSQDPNRILPGKNGSGNDAITTHHVENMLNRNHRDTGSLTNLKRANADVEIIMPRSPMGKENMVTFSNTLPRVNTPAVEESARRNVSIHASMDSARSKQLLSQWKNKNESRKLSLQVIETDSGQSPPRAIEMRSSSEPSRVGVNGDHHGPSNQYLKIQPGSMPGCNSVGLSGGPRVSIQSRPGSSQLVHIPEETQENVNTSPKTNSARAKWLKAAEKTVGCRSNSQPRIMQVIAMSKQQGVLQGSPKSSDGGTVTCTGAIRYKTLTDHEPTSIVRVEAHPENSRPIIQMPSEGEGSGSWKWKAPEKGSLRQTYELNDLNRDSESCESLKDSYSSGDRKRSNIEGSDHHHHGITTIRVTPVEGSEIGSETLSISSSRDSTLRRKGNIILIPERGSSPENTRNIFYKGTSPTRAYKE is encoded by the exons CTGCCCATACTGGCTTCTTCTGTTGTCAGTCTCTATTTCCTTGAACTCACGGATGTCTTCAAGCCAGTACATGCTGGATTCAGCTGTTACGATAGAAGTTTGAGTATGCCATACATTGAACCTTCCCAGGAGGCTGTTCCTATCTTGATGTTGCTCAGTTTGGCTTTTGCTGCTCCTGCCATTATG ATTATGGTAGGCGAGAGCATTCTCTACTGCTGCCTTTCCAAACGCCGGAATGGAATTGGAGCCGAGGCCAATATCAACGCAGGCGGCTGCAATTTCAATTCTTTCCTTAGGAGAGCTGTCAGATTTGTTG GTGTCCATATCTTTGGCCTTTGTGCCACCGCACTTGTCACTGATATCATACAGCTGTCAACTGGATATCAAACACCGTATTTCCTGACTGTATGCAAACCTAATTATACTTCCCTCAACGTATCGTGCTCAGAAAATTCTTACATCGTGGAAGATATTTGCTCAGGATCTGATCCCATTATCATCAATGATGGCAG AAAGTCATTTCCTTCGCAACATGCCACCCTGGCAGCATTTGCAGCTGTGTATGTTTCG ATGTACTTCAATTCTACGCTAACCGACTCCTCTAAACTTCTAAAGCCACTTCTAGTCTTTGCTTTTATCATCTGCGGAATCATATGTGGCCTGACACGCATCACCCAGTACAAAAATCACCCAGTGGATGTTTATTGTGGCTTTTTAATTGGGGGTGGAATTGCTCTCTACTTG GGTCTGTATGCTGTAGGGAACTTTTTGCCAAGTGAAGACAACATGTTCAACCATATCATACATAGAGAACCATTGAGACCTTTGCCTGACCTAAGCCAAGATCCCAATCGAATTTTACCAGGGAAAAATGGCAGTGGAAATGATGCGATCACGACTCATCACGTGGAGAACATGTTGAACAGGAACCACAGGGACACCGGCTCCTTGACAAACCTTAAGAGAGCGAATGCTGATGTAGAGATTATAATGCCACGAAGTCCGATGGGAAAGGAAAACATGGTCACATTCAGCAACACATTGCCAAGAGTCAACACACCTGCAGTCGAGGAATCAGCTCGTCGGAACGTGTCCATACATGCCTCCATGGATTCCGCCCGCTCAAAACAACTCCTCTCTCAATGGAAGAACAAGAATGAAAGTCGGAAGCTCTCCCTGCAGGTAATTGAAACCGATTCTGGACAGTCGCCTCCTAGGGCCATTGAAATGAGATCAAGCTCTGAGCCATCTAGAGTGGGTGTTAATGGAGATCACCATGGTCCAAGCAATCAGTACCTGAAAATTCAGCCTGGTAGCATGCCAGGCTGTAACAGTGTTGGCCTATCTGGGGGACCCAGAGTTTCCATTCAGTCACgtccaggatcttcccagcttGTGCACATCCCTGAAGAGACCCAGGAAAATGTGAACACGTCTCCCAAAACGAATTCTGCTCGAGCAAAGTGGTTAAAAGCTGCTGAGAAGACAGTTGGGTGCAGAAGCAACAGCCAGCCAAGGATCATGCAGGTCATAGCCATGTCAAAGCAACAAGGAGTCCTTCAGGGCAGCCCAAAGAGCTCCGACGGCGGTACAGTCACCTGTACAGGAGCGATCCGCTACAAAACCTTGACAGATCATGAACCAACCAGCATTGTAAGGGTAGAGGCCCACCCTGAGAATAGCCGCCCCATCATCCAAATGCCGTCCGAAGGAGAAGGCAGTGGCTCCTGGAAATGGAAAGCCCCGGAGAAAGGAAGCCTTCGCCAAACGTACGAGCTCAACGATCTCAACAGAGACTCTGAGAGCTGCGAATCTTTGAAAGACAGTTATAGTTCTGGGGATCGGAAAAGAAGCAACATCGAGGGCAGTGACCATCATCATCATGGGATCACCACAATAAGGGTGACCCCTGTAGAAGGCAGCGAGATCGGCTCAGAGACCCTGTCCATTTCCTCTAGCCGTGACTCGACACTTCGGAGAAAAGGTAATATCATTTTAATACCCGAAAGAGGCAGCAGCCCGGAGAATACCAGGAATATCTTCTACAAAGGAACATCTCCAACAAGAGCTTACAAAGAATGA